The Alphaproteobacteria bacterium genome contains a region encoding:
- a CDS encoding TetR/AcrR family transcriptional regulator, with protein sequence MASAANSASSHANSQTPPRERILAASGDLFYRLGIRAVGVEAIAEAAGTNKMTLYRHFSSKDALVAEYLRRLAADAGKFWDELAAAHSGEPRAQLRGWLQAMEAHLLDTDQRGCALANAAIELPEKDHPAKRVIEQFKVEQRDRLIALCRATGVTEPEMLADELFLLLEGARVSAQSVGPKGPASRFVRMGEALIAGHVN encoded by the coding sequence ATGGCTTCTGCTGCAAATTCAGCTTCCTCGCATGCAAATTCGCAAACGCCACCCCGCGAGCGCATTCTCGCGGCCTCTGGCGACCTGTTTTACCGGCTGGGAATCCGTGCGGTCGGCGTCGAGGCGATCGCGGAAGCCGCCGGAACCAACAAGATGACGCTCTACCGGCACTTCTCGTCCAAGGACGCGCTGGTGGCAGAATACTTGCGGCGTCTCGCCGCCGATGCCGGCAAGTTCTGGGATGAGCTTGCGGCGGCACACTCCGGCGAGCCGCGCGCGCAACTGCGCGGCTGGCTTCAAGCGATGGAGGCCCATCTCCTCGACACCGACCAGCGCGGCTGTGCGCTCGCCAACGCGGCGATCGAATTGCCCGAAAAGGACCATCCGGCGAAGCGCGTGATCGAGCAGTTCAAGGTCGAGCAGCGCGACCGGTTGATCGCGCTGTGCCGCGCGACCGGCGTCACCGAGCCCGAGATGCTCGCTGACGAGCTCTTCCTGCTGCTCGAGGGCGCACGCGTCAGCGCGCAGAGCGTCGGGCCGAAGGGGCCCGCGTCACGTTTCGTGCGCATGGGCGAGGCGCTGATCGCGGGGCATGTGAATTAG
- a CDS encoding pyrimidine 5'-nucleotidase yields MSSPAPARTKPRTFVHVETWVFDLDNTLYPRHLNLWQQVDDRIRAYIADFLKVSPDEAFRVQKDYYKRYGTSMRGMMTEHGMDPDDYLAFVHKIDHSPLEPNPALGAAIEKLPGRKLILTNGTRAHADAVMRRLDIHMHFEDVFGINEANLEPKPLPQTYNKFLKLHGVDPAKAAMFEDLARNLSIPHSLGMTTVLVVPEGSREVFREAWEMEGRDADHVDHVTDDLTGFLRGIART; encoded by the coding sequence ATGTCCTCTCCCGCTCCGGCCCGCACCAAACCGCGCACCTTCGTCCATGTCGAGACCTGGGTGTTCGACCTCGACAACACGCTCTACCCGCGCCACCTGAACCTCTGGCAGCAGGTCGATGACCGCATCCGCGCCTACATCGCGGACTTCCTGAAGGTCAGCCCCGACGAGGCCTTCCGGGTGCAGAAGGACTACTACAAGCGCTACGGCACCTCGATGCGCGGCATGATGACCGAGCACGGGATGGACCCGGATGACTATCTCGCCTTCGTGCACAAGATCGATCACTCGCCGCTCGAGCCGAACCCGGCACTCGGCGCCGCGATCGAGAAGCTGCCTGGCCGCAAGCTCATCCTCACCAACGGCACGCGCGCGCACGCCGACGCCGTGATGCGGCGGCTCGATATTCACATGCATTTCGAGGACGTGTTCGGCATCAACGAGGCCAACCTCGAACCCAAGCCGCTGCCGCAGACCTATAACAAGTTCCTGAAACTCCACGGCGTCGATCCGGCGAAGGCCGCCATGTTCGAGGACCTTGCGCGCAACCTCAGCATTCCCCACTCGCTCGGCATGACCACCGTGCTGGTCGTGCCGGAAGGCTCGCGCGAGGTTTTCCGCGAGGCCTGGGAAATGGAAGGCCGCGACGCGGACCACGTCGACCACGTGACCGACGATCTCACGGGCTTCCTGCGCGGGATCGCGCGGACCTAG
- a CDS encoding DUF1036 domain-containing protein, protein MRAVLLALTALLGLSGLARADLQFCNKTSYVLDLALGLEEKDAAATRGWFRVDPGACKGVLQGALQAEKIFVHARALSAYGPSPLPQAGHADLCVADGNFVIAAAKSCQARAGQRLARFSQIKPSESDQGLTAWLGEEADYDPAQARLAGIQRLLVVAGYDANPIDGLEGKKTSTALDQFIKDRRLPADAANGATFFQTLLDAVKEADGVGFSWCNETSYPVMAALGVDENGALVTRGWYRVDAGKCVKPDLPAKPARLYSFAEAVDKEGQSLKRGDRLLTWGGPMQLCTRDVRFEISEQANCGAQGLTATGFAVIDMAGKQGATVRFRE, encoded by the coding sequence ATGCGGGCGGTTCTTCTGGCGCTCACGGCCTTGCTCGGGCTGAGCGGGCTCGCACGCGCCGACCTGCAGTTCTGCAACAAGACAAGCTACGTGCTCGACCTTGCGCTCGGCCTTGAGGAAAAGGACGCGGCGGCGACACGCGGCTGGTTCAGGGTCGATCCCGGCGCGTGCAAGGGCGTGCTGCAGGGCGCGTTGCAGGCCGAGAAGATTTTCGTGCATGCCCGGGCGCTTTCGGCCTACGGCCCCTCGCCGCTGCCGCAGGCCGGTCACGCCGACCTTTGCGTGGCGGACGGCAATTTCGTGATCGCAGCCGCAAAAAGCTGCCAGGCCCGCGCGGGCCAGCGGCTCGCGCGTTTCTCGCAGATCAAGCCCTCGGAGAGCGATCAGGGGCTCACCGCCTGGCTCGGCGAGGAGGCCGACTACGATCCCGCGCAGGCGCGCCTTGCCGGCATCCAGCGTCTGCTGGTGGTCGCCGGCTATGACGCCAATCCGATCGACGGGCTGGAAGGCAAGAAGACCAGTACGGCGCTCGACCAGTTCATCAAGGATCGCCGGCTGCCGGCCGACGCCGCGAACGGCGCGACGTTCTTTCAGACCCTGCTCGATGCCGTGAAAGAAGCGGACGGCGTCGGCTTCTCGTGGTGCAACGAGACATCCTATCCCGTGATGGCCGCGCTCGGCGTGGACGAGAACGGCGCTCTCGTCACGCGCGGCTGGTATCGGGTCGATGCCGGCAAATGCGTCAAGCCGGACCTGCCGGCCAAGCCCGCGCGCCTCTACTCGTTTGCCGAAGCGGTCGACAAGGAAGGCCAGTCCTTGAAGCGCGGCGACCGGCTGCTCACTTGGGGCGGGCCGATGCAGCTCTGCACCCGAGACGTGCGCTTCGAGATTTCCGAACAGGCAAATTGCGGCGCGCAAGGGCTGACCGCGACCGGCTTTGCGGTGATCGACATGGCGGGGAAGCAGGGCGCGACGGTGCGGTTTCGGGAGTAG
- the dapD gene encoding 2,3,4,5-tetrahydropyridine-2,6-dicarboxylate N-succinyltransferase produces MSDLAKTIDDAFEQRNDVTPNTKGAVREAVDTALDLLDKGEKRVAEKSGDKWQVNQWLKKAVLLSFRLNDMGPIGGAAGNANWWDKVPSKFEGWGENRFRAAGFRAVPGCVVRRSAYIAPNVVLMPSFVNLGAYVGEGTMVDTWATVGSCAQIGKHVHLSGGVGIGGVLEPLQANPVIVEDNCFIGARSEVVEGVVVREGSVLSMGVFISATTKIIDRESGEVFMGEVPPYSVVVPGSLPGKPMKNGQPGPGLYCAVIVKRVDAQTRSKTSINELLRD; encoded by the coding sequence ATGTCCGACCTCGCCAAGACCATCGACGATGCCTTCGAGCAGCGCAACGACGTGACGCCGAACACGAAAGGTGCCGTGCGCGAGGCGGTCGACACCGCGCTCGATCTCCTCGACAAGGGCGAGAAGCGCGTCGCCGAAAAAAGTGGCGACAAATGGCAGGTCAACCAGTGGCTCAAGAAGGCGGTGCTGCTCTCGTTCCGCCTCAACGACATGGGACCGATCGGCGGCGCGGCCGGCAACGCGAACTGGTGGGACAAGGTGCCGTCGAAATTCGAGGGCTGGGGCGAGAACCGCTTCCGCGCCGCGGGCTTTCGCGCGGTGCCCGGCTGCGTGGTGCGCCGCTCGGCCTACATCGCGCCCAACGTGGTGCTGATGCCGAGCTTCGTGAACCTCGGGGCTTACGTCGGCGAAGGCACGATGGTCGACACCTGGGCGACCGTCGGCTCCTGTGCGCAGATCGGCAAGCATGTGCACCTCTCCGGCGGCGTCGGCATCGGCGGCGTGCTCGAGCCGCTGCAGGCCAATCCCGTGATCGTCGAGGACAACTGCTTCATCGGCGCGCGCTCGGAAGTGGTCGAAGGCGTCGTGGTGCGCGAGGGTTCGGTGCTGTCGATGGGCGTATTCATCAGCGCCACGACCAAGATCATCGACCGCGAGAGTGGCGAGGTGTTCATGGGCGAAGTGCCCCCCTACTCGGTGGTCGTGCCTGGCTCGCTGCCCGGCAAGCCGATGAAGAATGGCCAGCCTGGCCCGGGCCTCTACTGCGCCGTGATCGTCAAGCGCGTGGACGCGCAGACGCGGTCCAAGACCAGCATCAACGAATTGCTGCGCGATTAG
- a CDS encoding B12-binding domain-containing radical SAM protein, with the protein MSTRVLMIYPRFIPNSFWNYTEACELVGAKYPAAPLGLITVAALCPKEWEFRLVNRNTEDLTDADLDWADLIMIGGMLNQQPDFLYLIELAHLHGKPVVVGGPDVSSSPHLYAAADFQVIGEAEHIMKDFIAAWERGERKGVFTAEKFKIDITQSPLPRYDLLKLEQYLYIGIQFSRGCPFTCEFCDIIELYGRVPRTKTQDQIFAELQALYDAGYRGHVDFVDDNFIGNRKHVRPMMPKLKEWLVKHDYPFEFSTEASINIADDDDMLQAMKDANFFGIFVGIESPDPETLIQMRKKQNTKRNIAESIHKIYSYGMFVTAGFILGFDSEKVSVAHSMTEFIEDCCVPICMVGLLYALPGTQLTRRLEKEGRLHEGHDIMRVEQAGDQCTLGCNFDTKRPLRDILTDYRTVLANVFSPQAYAGRLSRLSKMLDRTGRPKHLADGDIRKNHGVDVLYKIMTRLPEVREPFWKVFVEVGKTNPGALRQIVTLMAMYLHLGPFSKHVIGEIDRRIRELDEVAPPTAAEVSAYREAVAAHA; encoded by the coding sequence ATGTCCACGCGCGTCCTGATGATCTATCCGCGGTTCATTCCAAACTCGTTTTGGAATTACACCGAGGCGTGCGAGCTGGTCGGCGCGAAGTATCCGGCGGCTCCGCTCGGGCTGATCACGGTCGCGGCGCTGTGCCCGAAGGAATGGGAGTTCCGCCTCGTCAATCGCAACACCGAGGACCTGACCGACGCGGACCTCGACTGGGCCGATCTGATCATGATCGGCGGCATGCTCAACCAGCAGCCGGACTTCCTCTACCTGATCGAGCTGGCGCACCTGCACGGCAAGCCGGTCGTCGTCGGCGGACCGGACGTCTCGTCGAGCCCGCATCTTTATGCGGCGGCTGATTTCCAGGTGATCGGCGAGGCCGAGCACATCATGAAGGACTTCATCGCCGCATGGGAACGCGGCGAGCGCAAGGGCGTGTTCACCGCCGAGAAGTTCAAGATCGACATCACGCAATCGCCGCTGCCGCGCTACGATCTTCTGAAACTCGAACAGTATCTCTACATCGGCATCCAGTTCTCGCGCGGCTGCCCGTTCACCTGCGAGTTCTGCGACATCATCGAGCTCTACGGCCGCGTGCCGCGCACCAAGACGCAGGACCAGATCTTCGCCGAGCTGCAGGCGCTCTACGACGCCGGATATCGCGGCCATGTCGACTTCGTCGACGACAATTTCATCGGCAATCGCAAGCACGTGCGTCCGATGATGCCCAAGCTGAAGGAGTGGTTGGTCAAGCACGACTACCCGTTTGAATTCTCGACCGAAGCCTCGATCAACATCGCCGACGACGACGACATGCTGCAGGCGATGAAGGATGCGAATTTCTTCGGCATCTTCGTCGGCATCGAGAGTCCGGACCCCGAGACGCTGATCCAGATGCGCAAGAAGCAGAATACCAAGCGCAATATCGCGGAGAGCATCCACAAGATCTACAGTTACGGGATGTTCGTGACGGCGGGCTTCATCCTGGGATTCGACTCCGAGAAGGTCTCGGTTGCGCATTCGATGACCGAGTTCATCGAGGACTGCTGCGTTCCGATCTGCATGGTCGGCCTGCTCTATGCGCTCCCCGGCACACAGCTCACGCGCCGCCTCGAAAAGGAAGGCCGGCTGCACGAGGGCCACGACATCATGCGGGTCGAGCAGGCGGGCGACCAGTGCACGCTCGGCTGCAACTTCGACACCAAGCGCCCGCTGCGCGACATCCTCACCGATTACCGCACCGTCCTGGCGAACGTGTTCAGCCCGCAAGCCTATGCGGGCCGGCTGTCGCGGCTGTCGAAGATGCTCGACCGCACCGGCCGCCCGAAGCACCTCGCCGACGGCGATATCCGCAAGAACCACGGCGTCGATGTGCTCTACAAGATCATGACGCGGCTGCCCGAGGTGCGCGAGCCGTTCTGGAAGGTATTCGTCGAGGTCGGCAAGACCAACCCGGGCGCGTTGCGCCAGATCGTGACGCTGATGGCGATGTACCTGCACCTCGGCCCGTTCTCGAAGCATGTGATCGGCGAGATCGACCGGCGCATCCGCGAACTGGATGAGGTTGCGCCGCCGACCGCGGCTGAGGTCTCCGCGTACCGCGAGGCGGTGGCAGCGCACGCCTGA
- a CDS encoding pentapeptide repeat-containing protein codes for MNDRRSGRHDSESSAKQDQPPPIAGKAKDLEVIRTAMVDAAGVSAGLWFSYLFVLLYLLIAAGSVTHRALLFESPVKLPFLNVDLPLLGFFILGPALFIVAHAYVLLHFSLLAAKVGAFHSELRHQVGDPNTRMELRRQLPSNIFVQILSGPREVRTGVLGALLWLVAWISLVIGPVALLVFFQFQFLPYHDEAITWWHRTAVILDLLLLWTLWPSVALGRTTMITWRDFRHAKVAAAALASLMILILVLTTATIPGEFLNRKGIWIRFIPQYVTIVRERREGPTGERLVTTAETSLRWITLQQFLVEGLIDPVSGKITSPWSNRLILPYLDGVPEGLSLRARHLEGAVFFSANMRKVDFTAAQLDDAMFNNADLREANFSCAKPLGTSHGTSYWGQQFIVRARHCVTARNASFVSAQLQRASFDDASLPGASFVAANIEDTGFDRASLAGAQLSIAKGRYARFNDARLEGSILLKADLRDAQFANAHLQKAFMLGADLTGANLQGAELVGADLRDASLNCANLTEAGRDGRCVGAERDLAE; via the coding sequence ATGAACGATCGCCGCAGCGGAAGGCACGACTCCGAGTCGAGCGCCAAGCAAGACCAGCCGCCTCCTATTGCGGGCAAAGCGAAGGACCTGGAGGTCATTCGCACCGCGATGGTAGACGCCGCAGGTGTCAGTGCAGGGCTTTGGTTCAGCTACCTTTTCGTACTGCTCTATTTGCTGATCGCAGCCGGCAGCGTGACGCACCGCGCTCTGCTGTTTGAAAGTCCGGTCAAATTGCCATTCCTGAACGTGGATCTTCCGCTGCTCGGGTTTTTCATTCTCGGACCAGCCCTCTTTATCGTCGCGCACGCCTACGTGCTTCTGCACTTTTCCCTGCTGGCCGCGAAGGTAGGGGCCTTTCATTCCGAACTGCGGCACCAGGTCGGCGACCCGAACACGCGCATGGAGCTGCGGCGTCAATTGCCGAGCAACATCTTTGTGCAGATCTTGTCCGGCCCGCGCGAAGTGCGCACGGGGGTTTTGGGCGCTTTGCTCTGGCTCGTCGCCTGGATCAGCCTCGTGATCGGGCCGGTGGCTTTACTTGTCTTCTTCCAATTCCAGTTCCTGCCGTATCACGATGAGGCGATCACCTGGTGGCATCGCACCGCGGTTATCCTGGATCTCTTGCTGCTCTGGACGTTGTGGCCGTCTGTGGCGCTTGGAAGAACCACGATGATAACGTGGCGCGACTTCAGGCATGCGAAAGTCGCCGCGGCGGCTCTGGCCAGCCTCATGATACTCATACTTGTCCTGACGACCGCGACAATTCCCGGCGAATTCCTGAATCGAAAGGGCATCTGGATCCGATTCATCCCGCAATATGTCACCATCGTCAGAGAAAGGAGGGAGGGGCCGACTGGTGAGCGGCTGGTAACGACGGCCGAGACGTCGCTTCGATGGATCACGTTGCAGCAATTTTTGGTGGAGGGGTTGATCGACCCGGTTTCGGGCAAGATCACAAGTCCGTGGTCCAACCGCCTCATTCTGCCGTATCTCGATGGCGTTCCCGAAGGGTTGTCGTTGCGCGCCCGGCACCTCGAGGGTGCCGTGTTTTTTTCGGCCAATATGCGGAAGGTCGACTTCACTGCAGCGCAACTCGATGACGCCATGTTCAACAACGCGGATCTGCGCGAAGCCAATTTCTCGTGCGCGAAGCCCTTGGGAACGTCGCACGGTACATCGTATTGGGGGCAACAGTTTATCGTCCGCGCGCGCCACTGTGTAACGGCGAGGAACGCTTCGTTTGTATCGGCCCAGCTTCAGCGTGCATCGTTCGACGACGCATCGCTGCCGGGAGCCTCCTTCGTCGCGGCGAATATCGAAGATACCGGCTTCGACCGGGCGAGCCTGGCAGGCGCCCAGCTCTCGATCGCAAAAGGACGGTATGCGCGGTTCAACGACGCCAGGCTTGAGGGCAGCATACTCCTCAAGGCAGACCTGCGGGACGCGCAGTTCGCCAACGCACATCTCCAGAAGGCGTTCATGCTCGGGGCTGACCTGACCGGAGCCAATTTGCAGGGCGCAGAACTTGTCGGAGCCGATCTACGAGACGCGTCGCTGAATTGCGCGAATCTGACCGAGGCAGGGCGCGACGGCCGGTGCGTCGGGGCTGAGCGCGATCTTGCGGAGTGA
- a CDS encoding FMN-dependent NADH-azoreductase — protein MNILFVTSSARGSASYSNRVAATVLDELAARNPGATVTVRDLAREPLPHVGDDFFTATRGPSGPQTDGQRALLARSDELVDELFAADLIVIAAPMINFTVPTNLKAWIDYVARAGRTFRYSEKGPEGLVKGKPVILVAARGGIYAAGNAMDFQVPYLKSVLGFLGMTDVEVLEVEGTAYGPDAAEKAVVAATAKLHATCEQRAAALAA, from the coding sequence ATGAACATCCTGTTTGTCACCTCCAGCGCGCGCGGCAGCGCCTCCTACTCGAACCGCGTCGCGGCGACCGTTCTCGACGAACTCGCCGCCCGCAATCCGGGCGCAACGGTCACGGTGCGCGATCTTGCGCGCGAGCCGCTGCCACACGTGGGCGATGACTTCTTCACCGCGACCCGCGGCCCGAGCGGCCCGCAGACCGACGGTCAGCGCGCGCTGCTCGCGCGTTCCGACGAACTGGTGGACGAACTCTTCGCCGCCGACCTGATCGTGATCGCTGCGCCGATGATCAATTTCACCGTCCCGACCAACCTGAAAGCCTGGATCGATTACGTGGCCCGCGCCGGCCGCACCTTCCGCTACAGCGAAAAGGGGCCGGAGGGGCTCGTGAAGGGCAAGCCGGTGATCCTCGTGGCCGCGCGCGGCGGCATTTACGCGGCCGGCAACGCGATGGACTTTCAGGTGCCGTATCTCAAAAGCGTGCTCGGCTTCCTCGGCATGACCGACGTGGAGGTGCTCGAAGTCGAGGGCACGGCTTACGGCCCGGATGCCGCCGAGAAGGCAGTCGTGGCGGCAACCGCGAAGCTGCACGCGACCTGCGAGCAGCGTGCCGCAGCGCTGGCCGCATAA
- the argB gene encoding acetylglutamate kinase, which translates to MTVSPHDQARILIEALPHMQQYDEETVVVKYGGHAMGDESMARSFAQDIVLLEQTAINPVVVHGGGPQIAEMLKRLGIKSEFAAGLRITDKATMEIVEMVLAGSINKEIVGYINAAGGRAVGFTGKDGNMVTARKVTRTIPDPDSNIEKVIDLGFVGEPEKVDITVLSQILGRELIPVLAPVATSKDGASYNVNADTFAGAIAGALKAKRLLLLTDVPGVLDKSKQLIKELSVDDARRLIADGTISGGMIPKVETCMYALEAGVEGVVILDGKQEHAVLVELLTDAGSGTLMHR; encoded by the coding sequence ATGACCGTTTCGCCGCACGACCAGGCCCGCATCCTGATCGAAGCGCTGCCGCACATGCAGCAGTACGACGAGGAGACCGTCGTGGTGAAATACGGCGGCCACGCAATGGGCGACGAGTCGATGGCGCGCTCGTTCGCGCAGGACATCGTGCTGCTCGAGCAGACGGCGATCAATCCGGTGGTGGTGCACGGCGGCGGGCCGCAGATCGCCGAGATGCTCAAGCGCCTCGGCATCAAGTCCGAGTTCGCCGCGGGGCTGCGCATCACCGACAAAGCGACGATGGAGATCGTCGAGATGGTGCTCGCCGGATCGATCAACAAGGAGATCGTCGGCTACATCAATGCGGCGGGCGGACGCGCGGTCGGATTCACCGGCAAGGACGGCAACATGGTGACGGCGCGCAAGGTGACGCGCACGATTCCCGACCCGGACTCCAATATCGAGAAGGTGATCGACCTCGGCTTCGTCGGCGAACCCGAGAAGGTCGACATCACGGTGCTCAGCCAGATCCTCGGCCGCGAACTGATCCCGGTGCTGGCACCGGTCGCGACCTCGAAGGACGGCGCCAGCTACAACGTCAATGCCGATACCTTCGCGGGCGCCATTGCGGGCGCGCTGAAGGCGAAGCGCCTGCTCCTGCTCACCGATGTGCCGGGCGTGCTCGACAAGTCGAAACAGCTGATCAAGGAGCTGTCGGTCGACGACGCCCGCCGCCTCATCGCGGACGGCACCATCTCGGGCGGCATGATCCCCAAGGTCGAGACCTGCATGTACGCGCTCGAGGCCGGCGTCGAGGGCGTGGTCATTCTCGACGGCAAGCAGGAGCACGCGGTGCTGGTCGAGCTGCTCACCGATGCGGGCTCGGGAACCCTGATGCACCGCTAG